The DNA sequence CTTCTGTGCAGCGTTGAGCGCTGGAGACCTTTCTCTCAGAACAATCACCTTCCTGCCTTGACCTTGGATTTGGGGCACTCCCTCTTTTTGCTGTTGGAGCCACTTTCCTGCCCCTCACAGGCTTTTCTCCACCTCCCATGCCCTCCGTGTTCAGGGCCACCTGTcccaggggaaagggaggggctTTCTCATGCCTCGCCCAGGGTCCTTGCTAGAGCTCCACACCTACCTTGTATCTCCCCCTGGACGACTTCCAGCCCTTGGCCCTCCTGGTCTCCATCTCTGTGCGTGGAACTACCATCCACTCTGGTCCCTGAGCCCGAATCCCTGCCTCGACTTCATCTTTGTTCCCAGCTTTTAGGCCTGTGTGATTCCACGTCGTCTCAATTCTACCTTGACGTCTCTGGAAGCTGTCTTGTTTCTGTCTGctgtctgcccccctcctgccttCACTGTGCGTCCTCTTGAGTTGCTCTTGCTCTCCTACAGCCTGCCCTCCCTGTCGACACGTAGCAGTTTCGCTCGAACACAAATATGACTGTCACCCAGTGGATTGCATGGCCCTTCACCTCAAGCCCATCCACCTTGCTGGGGCGGCCCGGCTTCTTGGGATCAGGTCTGGCTTCCTGCCTCtcgtctcccctcccccccttgatGCATTCCTTGGCTCTGTCATCCCCAGCTGCTTTCTGCTCTTCCCTGAGCTGGTCTTTCTCCTCTGCACAGGCTGCTCCCAGTTTcctggtgcctggctggcccccACTTATCCTTAGGACTTAGCCTACACTCCTTTCTTCCAGGAAGCTCTCCCTGAGCCTCCAGGTTGGGCTAGATAGCGTTTATTAATGTCCTCATGACGTCTGGCACTTTCTCTGGCAGCATGTATCTCCTCGTATTGTAACTGCCTGTTAAACTTGTTGCTTTTGCTATATTGTGAGCTCCCTGAGGAAAGAAATAGGTTCCTGGCTGGATTCCCAGCACTAGGTCATGTTTGGAATAGAACGTGTGTGCAAAAGATGGTCAAAGAATTGAAGAATGTTCCCAGAGGAAGGTCCAACAATTTTGAAACACTCCCAAGACCCAGACCAGATTCATATATAGCCctggagaaaatattaaaggtTAAAATGGAGAACAAGGCTATTTAGTGGCCTGTGAACAGTTTATTAGGGAGGACAGCCAGAGCCCCCAGTTCCCTCCCAAATCCACAGCTAACGTGCAACAGATACAGGAGGGCAACTGTTCATTGTGCTTCTTGGACTCCCCAGGCAATGAAAACAGTGAGGGTCCAGGGCAGTGATCTGAGCTTCTGAGCAAAGAAAGCCTTCAGGTCAGCCTTACCTTCATGTTGTCAGGGGGGTCTCCTTGGCCTGTGGTTGCACAAACAAATATCACCAGGGGCTCACTAATCAGATTCACCTCAACAAAAAGACACATGTGTTAAGACCTCGGGCTGTAGCAAGTAGGTATGCTCTCCGCAGCCTGGCCCCTCTCCTTCACTCGGGGGGTATGGCAAACGGAGTCACGAAGCACCCGTGAGCGGCCGGCCTGCCTTTGCCCTTTCAGGCTCCATCCTCCCACCTTGCTCGTTTCTCCATGTGCTAAGCCCTGCCACCGTCCCCAAGTTTTCCTGCCCCCCAAACCCGCCATAATGGAACGGTCCGCTCTCACACAACACACGGTGCCCTGCGGTCGAGGGCTCTGGGGGCTGGCGCCCCCGGCCTGCTCGGTCTCACCGCCCAAGCCCTAGGGCTCCCTCACCACCGAGTAGGAGTCCAGGGCCTGCACCCGGCAGTCAAGCCGCCGGCGCCGAGCCTCGCGACCCAGCCTCTCCGACACATCCTGGGCCGTGCCTGTCTGGCTGCCGAAGAGCACCAGAAGCCCCGGGCTCGGCATCCGGGCGCGCCGGGAAACCCCGGCACCCAAGCACCGGACCAGCTAAGAGATCCCGCAAGCCTAGGTGGCCCGGACCAGCTTGGACTTCCGACTTCCGGTGGTGGCCGGAAGTGACGCCCTTAGACCGCGCCCGGCAGGGCATGGCGACCGAGGGGGGCGGGTATCCGTTAGCGGCCGGTGCTGGGTCCCGGGCCGCGGCCAAGATATTGGCGACACGCCAGGACCGAGGGCCGGGGCAGGCGGAGCCGTTCGCTGCCTCGTGCTCGCCGCAGCGGCGCCGGCGGCGGGCGCCGGCGAGGCCCACGGGGAGAGGAGGCGCAGCCCTGCCGGTGGGACGCTCGGCCGGGCCCCGGCCCGCGCTCAACCGGCGCGATGCTCTTCTCGCTCCGGGAGCTGGTGCAGTGGCTGGGCTTCGCCACCTTCGAGATCTTCGTGCACCTGCTGGCCCTGTTGGTGTTCTCCGTGCTGCTGGCGCTGCGTGTGGACGGCCTGGCCCCCGGCCTCTCCTGGTGGAACGTGTTCGTGCCCTTTTTCGCCGCTGATGGGCTCAGCACCTACTTCACCACCATCGTGTCCGTGCGCCTCTTCCAGGACGGAGAGAAGAGGTTGGCAGTGCTCCGCCTCTTCTGGGTCCTCACGGT is a window from the Felis catus isolate Fca126 chromosome D4, F.catus_Fca126_mat1.0, whole genome shotgun sequence genome containing:
- the TMEM203 gene encoding transmembrane protein 203; the protein is MLFSLRELVQWLGFATFEIFVHLLALLVFSVLLALRVDGLAPGLSWWNVFVPFFAADGLSTYFTTIVSVRLFQDGEKRLAVLRLFWVLTVLSLKFVFEMLLCQKLVEQTRELWFGLITSPVFILLQLLMIRACRVN